In the Oikeobacillus pervagus genome, CCTTTTTTAGTGTGAATGAGCTAATCATGAGAAGAGATAATATAATGATGATAAAGAAAAATGAGTGCGCTGGAATAAATGGAATGGCAAGATAACTTAATGTGGCAATACAACCAGCAGCCGTAATCGGCAAACCTTGAAAATATCCGTTGTTTTCAGTAATGTTAAATCTAGCCAAGCGAAACGCTCCACAAGCGATAAAGAATATAGTGAAGAATATTCCAGGGAAGCCAAATTGATGAAGAACACCTTGGTAAAGAAGTAGTGCAGGGGCTACACCGAAAGAAATAATATCACACATAGAATCTAGCTGTCTGCCTAATTCAGATTCTATATTTAACTTTCTGGCAACCATACCATCGAAACGATCTGCTAAAGCAGCTACAAATATTAATAGCAAACTTAAATGGAACTGACCTTTAATCCCCATAATAATGGAGAAAGCGCCAAGTGTTAAGTTTCCCAAAGTTAATACATTAGCTGTTTGGGCTTTCACTTTTTTAATCGTATGATCAACGACTTGAGAAATAAACAAATTCCCTCACTCCTCGAATTGAAGGGAATATACCCTTAATTTTAAAATACAATTTTGCAAGAATATATTATATCATAAAAGAGATATATTTTATTATTTTTTTTGAAAAAATTCCCCTTTACATTGAATAGAAATGATGTAGAATTAAGGATTCTTATCAATTGTTAGGACCCTATAAAAAGTAGATGCGTTAATGTGATACATTCTGTACAATGGCAGGGGAATACTTGATTCGTTCAAAGGGGGGATTTGAAAAGTTGAAAGAAAGCATATATCGAGTATTTATAGAATTAACAAATAAAAAATGGACCTCCAATCTTTTGAAAATTTTTACTCAATCTTCGCTAAGTAGACCGCTAATTAAATCATTTGCCAAAGTGTATAAAATCAATCAAAATGAGATGGAATATCCATTAGCCCATTATCGATCTCTCCATGATTTTTTTATAAGAAGATTAAAACCAGGTTGCAGACCGATTATGACGGGAGAAGATTCTGTCATCAGTCCAGTGGATGCAGAAATTGAAGAAATCGGTACCATTACTTTGCTAAACAAAATGATGGTGAAAGGGAAAGAGTACTCCATTGTGGATCTTTTAGGTGATGAAAATATAGCAGAGAAATACATAGGTGGAACATACATGGTATTGTATTTGAGTCCAACCAATTACCATCGTATCCATAGTCCTATAACCGCGGAGGTGATTCAACAATGGGAGTTAGGTGTGCATTCTTACCCGGTTAATAAATGGGGTCTTAAATATGGAAGGGAACCACTATCCAAGAATTATCGATCGATTACAGAGTTAAGAACCCCTAATGGACATCTAGTCGTAGCGAAAATTGGAGCAATGTTTGTTAATTCCATTGAGCGCATACATAGTAATAATGTATGGCAGAAAGGTGAAGAAGTTGCCTATTTTAGTTTCGGATCCACTGTTGTTCTTTTAT is a window encoding:
- the pssA gene encoding CDP-diacylglycerol--serine O-phosphatidyltransferase — its product is MFISQVVDHTIKKVKAQTANVLTLGNLTLGAFSIIMGIKGQFHLSLLLIFVAALADRFDGMVARKLNIESELGRQLDSMCDIISFGVAPALLLYQGVLHQFGFPGIFFTIFFIACGAFRLARFNITENNGYFQGLPITAAGCIATLSYLAIPFIPAHSFFFIIIILSLLMISSFTLKKV
- a CDS encoding phosphatidylserine decarboxylase produces the protein MKESIYRVFIELTNKKWTSNLLKIFTQSSLSRPLIKSFAKVYKINQNEMEYPLAHYRSLHDFFIRRLKPGCRPIMTGEDSVISPVDAEIEEIGTITLLNKMMVKGKEYSIVDLLGDENIAEKYIGGTYMVLYLSPTNYHRIHSPITAEVIQQWELGVHSYPVNKWGLKYGREPLSKNYRSITELRTPNGHLVVAKIGAMFVNSIERIHSNNVWQKGEEVAYFSFGSTVVLLFEEGTFSKDENIIIPTQVKVGQLLGKLHKGIPLP